The following are encoded in a window of Rosa chinensis cultivar Old Blush chromosome 4, RchiOBHm-V2, whole genome shotgun sequence genomic DNA:
- the LOC112198985 gene encoding uncharacterized protein LOC112198985, which produces MSAPAQTISSSCHKCQMYANIPRAPPITLSTLALLPMGPALDRFGVPNTIVMDKGTQFDNNELRAYTENLGTIILYASPAHPQTNGQVEAINKIIKKILKKKLNEAKGLWASKLPEVLWANRTTTIEATRETPFYMAFGFEAVLPIETQIPSPRIEYFDEGTNAEGLQLDADLLEERRDVAHMHNLANKRRIACYKYAKVQSQTLKLGDWVMKQVYPKPRGLDPLWMGPYEIVEEAGPATFYIRDMDGVISRHPWNT; this is translated from the exons ATGTCGGCCCCAGCTCAAACAATATCAAGCTCTTGTCACAAGTGTCAAATGTACGCGAATATTCCAAGGGCACCGCCTATTACTCTCTCCACCTTGGCCCTTTTGCCAATGGGGCCTGCACTTGATAG GTTTGGAGTCCCGAACACCATTGTCATGGACAAAGGGACTCAGTTTGACAACAATGAACTTAGGGCTTACACCGAGAATTTAGGAACTATAATCCTCTACGCATCCCCagctcacccccagaccaacggtcaagTTGAGGCtatcaacaagataatcaagaagataCTGAAAAAGAAGCTCAATGAGGCCAAGGGTCTTTGGGCTTCTAAACTCCCTGAGGTATTGTGGGCTAATAGGACCACGACGATAGAGGCTACCCGAGAGACCCCTTTCTATATGGCTTTTGGGTTTGAGGCGGTCCTTCCCATTGAAACGCAAATCCCAAGTCCCAGGATCGAATACTTCGACGAGGGTACCAACGCGGAGGGCCTACAGCTCGATGCTGATTTACTCGAAGAACGAAGGGATGTGGCGCACATGCATAATCTCGCAAACAAAAGAAGAATAGCTTGCTATAAATATGCCAAGGTTCAGTCTCAGACGCTAAAGTTGGGGGATTGGGTCATGAAGCAGGTTTACCCAAAACCTCGAGGACTAGATCCTTTGTGGATGGGTCCTTATGAGATCGTGGAAGAAGCAGGCCCCGCAACTTTCTACATCCGGGACATGGACGGAGTGATATCACGGCACCCATGGAACACATAG